The Populus trichocarpa isolate Nisqually-1 chromosome 2, P.trichocarpa_v4.1, whole genome shotgun sequence genome has a window encoding:
- the LOC7489915 gene encoding protein CURLY FLAG LEAF 1, with amino-acid sequence MKLTELSLAPTQFVLEKSTNSSSSESENNPSRKRKFSSDQYLPKNGSPIQASVDLHVKDPLPLDWEQCLDLESGRMYYLNRKTLRKSWNWPRNQKLDLELNMSSTVVSNCLDQCSSSNNSLEASNKIHAPSNSNMVALACLNCHLLVILSKSSPSCPNCKYVHSLPILQSPLPKVSPSRSLSTLSLLN; translated from the exons ATGAAACTCACAGAGCTGTCTTTAGCTCCGACACAGTTTGTTCTCGAAAAAAGTACGAACAGTTCATCATCAGAATCTGAAAACAACCCTTCCAGGAAGAGGAAGTTCTCCTCTGATCAGTACCTGCCCAAGAATGGATCACCAATCCAAGCAAGTGTCGACCTTCATGTTAAAGACCCACTACCATTGGATTGGGAGCAATGCCTTGATCTTGAA tcAGGCAGAATGTATTATCTGAACAGAAAAACACTGAGAAAGAGTTGGAACTGGCCCCGGAACCAAAAGCTAGACCTTGAGCTCAACATGTCATCAACAGTAGTTTCAAACTGTCTTGATCAGTGCAGCAGCTCCAACAATTCACTTGAAGCTTCCAACAAGATCCATGCCCCAAGCAACAGCAACATGGTAGCTTTGGCATGTTTGAATTGCCATCTTCTTGTCATACTCTCCAAATCCTCTCCTTCTTGCCCCAACTGCAAGTATGTCCACTCTCTTCCAATCCTTCAATCCCCACTGCCAAAGGTCTCTCCCTCCAGGTCCTTGAGTACTTTAAGCCTCTTGAACTAA
- the LOC7489916 gene encoding LOW QUALITY PROTEIN: uncharacterized protein LOC7489916 (The sequence of the model RefSeq protein was modified relative to this genomic sequence to represent the inferred CDS: substituted 1 base at 1 genomic stop codon): protein MTLLQTATAIYLVFSVAEFMSHDGTSSKCLTGTASNVLRWRSFYETQDDAWKAHYQEVFDHGIREALCCLGRVKYMGAPKEDEVYSVARLLGDLVAYRASGTGHLELLAGLALLQRHSESPKSHDEMVAEKRFGRLFLSINLLKLHILYLXSCYIFQGPLLDFGRHTIFFPCAWLYRQGILTPWTRNRWPSLSGDNWWRGHAAAFLKYVNLPSEALRHGRVCQEKCEAAYFVVVLHHLRSVVISVRGTETPEDLITDGLGRECLLSRDDLDGLINSSHIQPDVKRRVESSFPHYGHSGIVEAARDLYIQIEGDLADNESENSSGLLSSLLGAGCECDGYSLRIVGHSLGGAIAALLGLRLYKLYPTLHVYAYGPLTCVDLVIAEACSEFVTSIVHNNEFSTRLSVGSLLRLRAAAIVALAQDSKADKALICRLARQFLFVSMNQRGRIEVVDPSELHSAATTVEELDHKDYVGSKKADHSYSLWNELDRTNSGGDTDDDNFENPFYDKTAVMNSLDDPVSQFLETVPRAENESAGDDVEMFLPGLVIHMVPQQRHVSMPFWKGWSVQESVRNYNAYLATEKSLKILLFHQICS from the exons ATGACTCTACTGCAAACTGCGACTGCAATTTACCTTGTGTTTAGTGTGGCTGAATTTATGTCTCATGATGGAACATCAAGTAAATGTCTCACAG GGACAGCTTCAAATG TCCTAAGATGGAGGTCTTTTTATGAAACCCAAGATGATGCATGGAAGGCACACTATCAGGAGGTGTTTGACCATGGAATTCGTGAGGCTTTGTGCTGCCTGGGGCGTGTCAAATACAT GGGGGCGCCTAAGGAAGATGAAGTTTACTCAGTAGCACGATTGTTGGGTGATCTTGTTGCCTATCGTGCATCAGGCACTGGGCATTTGGAACTTCTAGCAG GTCTAGCTTTGTTGCAAAGGCATAGTGAATCACCTAAATCTCATGATGAAATGGTAGCAGAGAAAAGATTCGGGAGGCTTTTTCTTTCCATCAATTTGCTGAAGCTGCATATACTGTACTTGTAAAGCTGCTATATTTTTCAGGGCCCGTTGCTTGATTTTGGAAGACATACTATATTTTTTCCTTGTGCATGGCTCTACAGGCAAGGGATTTTGACTCCATGGACTCGTAACAG ATGGCCCTCACTCTCTGGAGATAACTGGTGGCGGGGTCATGCAGcagcttttttaaaatatgttaatttacCCTCTGAAGCTCTTCGACATGGTCGTGTTTGTCAG GAAAAATGTGAAGCTGCATACTTTGTTGTGGTTCTACATCATCTAAGATCTGTAGTGATCTCTGTCCGAGGAACTGAGACCCCTGAAGACCTCATAACAGATGGTTTGGGCAGGGAATGCCTCCTTTCTAGAGACGACTTAGATGGATTGATAAA TAGCAGCCATATTCAACCTGATGTGAAGCGAAGAGTGGAATCATCTTTCCCACACTATGGGCACTCTGGCATAGTTGAGGCTGCACGTGATCTTTATATTCAAATTGAAGGAGATCTTGCAGATAATG AATCAGAAAACAGCTCTGGCTTGCTTTCCTCATTGCTGGGAGCTGGATGTGAATGCGATGGATATAGTTTGCGCATAGTTGGCCATTCCCTAGGAGGTGCGATTGCTGCTTTGCTAGGACTGAGG CTATATAAACTGTACCCAACGTTACATGTCTATGCATATGGACCCCTTACATGTGTGGATTTGGTCATAGCAGAAGCATGTTCAGAATTTGTTACAAG CATTGTACACAACAATGAATTTTCTACACGGCTTTCAGTTGGATCACTCCTACGGCTCCGCGCTGCTGCAATTGTGGCACTTGCACAAGATTCCAAAGCTGATAAAGCCTTGATTTGTAGGCTTGCTCGTCAATTCCTCTTTGTGAGCATGAATCAAAGAGGGAGGATTGAGGTAGTTGATCCATCAGAGCTACATTCTGCAGCCACCACAGTAGAAGAACTGGATCACAAAGACTATGTGG GAAGCAAAAAGGCGGATCATAGTTATTCTCTCTGGAATGAATTAGACAGGACCAATAGTGGCGGTGATACAGATGACGACAATTTTGAAAATCCATTTTATGACAAGACTGCTGTCATGAATTCATTAGATGATCCTGTATCACAATTTTTGGAAACTGTCCCCAGGGCTGAAAATGAGTCAGCTGGTGATGATGTAGAGATGTTTCTACCAGGCCTTGTGATTCATATGGTACCACAACAAAGGCATGTCAGTATGCCCTTCTGGAAAGGCTGGAGCGTTCAAGAGAGTGTACGGAATTATAATGCTTATTTAGCAACAGAGAAATCTTTAAAGATATTGTTGTTTCACCAAATATGTTCTTAG